A genomic segment from Lytechinus variegatus isolate NC3 chromosome 10, Lvar_3.0, whole genome shotgun sequence encodes:
- the LOC121423004 gene encoding WD repeat-containing protein on Y chromosome-like, whose amino-acid sequence MDTEEGNGVILFEDQLNLEHLKQLMSEFAVHQPTDEMPDDGTYSPGRIIRREAGNVTLGEFKNMVRSLLKSSDWDAHLEALFAKVDTSADGMVDWNEFVTYMLLHYRENDNMKLRKNVVFNKEPKIRHIAQNKQDIVWCNIVLENPCRYITLSKEGTLCLFDENLRLETCLEIKDGTEDPRNGSKRRFKTWYSDIVFMANVNMIAIGSNSRTIRFWDIVNTKTCIEQFNLYALSDIPSCMDYWYDKKNPSGESILVMGSDKGSINLFYFLKPQEKIFETPFKPEDTVQKIWMHNICQHQKYVRHVVIPYVHTEYIRKVRYLPDKDFILSSSGCRKTPLIMMDIQGKRKSYTYKLSKGVECFDYNRSMNVIATGGIDHVVRLWNPYVQDKPIAFLRGHTMAVVGVVINDRFKHVYSFAKDGVVKVWDLYEYTCLQTISVRFPCLQNARNPEFGMVNMVLYQGRELMTACADYIALLSLGRNNALERRIPVTHETQLCCTVYNSFFKMVATAADDSSISIWNVETGAKSFTIPEAHGNEEITCLTISTTGRKLYSGARNGTIKVWSFQNGHSIHECESVGDDEITGLISVGKKKGFLSVGWSRKIVQYQDGDCDTSFLKANTNWKGGQVHKDDILAFDYSPPSLLATASFDGEILIWSLETQKISVRLRRGQPTIISQRLKAVLSLLGVNVLAMKKKVLDMDLTPEERSKVRSRPNSRHRRNHKQPEGFSQPPVEKLLFLSSRLSGGMSDSAVLVSSEAGHLHFWAIYGQKRHHRGSFYSSDSAEEDESVLALSTNADNSLLISGDTMGHVYIWGISNHCIYPTNIEDNSRPPLIKSWKAHDSTVVSVEYIDHHCGQFLLTASTDFTARLWTLEGHFVGTFGQSMNWDLMNPNTYQHPKDPWTEDKPPPKKKDSIFERVVSEGEEEDDVFDDGDVKVEDITLPPEDNTGNTELTKENLAMLPGSKPIQSRRSRGSSAGKSSSSENSRKSGELSLLDVNLNTSLVGNANVSGHSSSPVQIPVIKQHTNSKPGSGENRGTSKTEIGSMPAIAKLLVSASAPEAKSGFFATQRDQSALSSISRVARTSESSSGSTVTQTAHPLPPISKSLDALPEETDTGSEQIKNKDGARKKSNVDGTVRSCSQSDQSEGSKGNNGPIKQRKGTVTQPDDDRVRRTGSQGSRSVSSSGSSNTGNLEDIRLGSRSNTSLLGRHVDEGLARITNSRSERRQRFGDIDVTRVSRFGKICAPFQALATQSTKAVEFPSTLPMTQRMKQRGVSCTNETDLEKLTLTPLQLEFKSDRSTYGGENGGAMEGAIAAVRRATQLEPLPNALTGSQGKK is encoded by the exons GGAGGGTAACGGGGTGATCCTTTTCGAGGATCAACTCAACTTAGAGCACCTCAAGCAGCTCATGTCGGAGTTTGCTGTCCACCAGCCGACTGATGAGATGCCAGATGATGGTACCTATTCCCCTGGTCGTATTATCAGAAGAGAGGCGGGAAATGTGACTCTTGGAGAGTTTAAAAACATGGTCAGAAGTCTGCTTAAATCGTCGGATTGGGACGCTCACCTTGAAGCACTCTTTGCAAAG GTGGACACTTCAGCCGATGGTATGGTCGATTGGAACGAATTTGTGACGTACATGCTGCTACACTACAGGGAGAATGATAACATGAAACTGAGGAAGAATGTGGTATTTAACAAGGAGCCTAAAATACGACATATCGCCCAAAATAAG CAAGACATCGTATGGTGCAATATAGTTCTGGAGAATCCCTGTCGGTATATAACACTGAGTAAG GAGGGGACACTGTGTCTGTTCGATGAGAACCTTCGCTTGGAGACGTGCCTGGAGATTAAGGATGGCACTGAGGATCCACGGAATGGATCTAAGAGACGTTTTAAGACATGGTACAGTGATATTGTCTTCATGGCCAATGTCAATATGATTGCTATAGGATCAAATAGCAGAACGATTCGCTTCTGGGACATCGTCAACACAAAGACCTGCATTGAACAATTCAATCTCTATG CTCTAAGTGACATTCCGTCGTGTATGGACTATTGGTATGATAAGAAG AACCCTTCTGGTGAATCTATCTTGGTGATGGGTTCTGATAAGGGATCTATCAATCTATTCTATTTCCTAAAACCTCAAGAGAAGATATTCGAGACTCCCTTCAAGCCTGAAGACACTGTTCAGAAAATCTGGATGCAT AACATCTGCCAACATCAGAAGTACGTTCGTCATGTGGTCATACCGTATGTGCACACAGAGTATATCCGCAAGGTTCGATACCTCCCTGACAAGGATTTCATCCTTTCATCAAGTGGGTGTAGAAAGACACCCCTCATCATGATGGACATACAGGGAAAGAGAAAATCTTACACCTATAAACTCAGTAAG gGTGTGGAATGTTTCGACTATAATCGCAGTATGAACGTGATCGCTACAGGTGGTATTGATCACGTGGTACGACTTTGGAACCCGTATGTTCAAGATAAACCAATCGCCTTTCTCCGTGGTCATACGATGGCGGTCGTAGGCGTCGTCATCAACGATCGATTCAAGCACGTCTACAGCTTTGCAAAAGATGGA GTTGTGAAAGTATGGGACCTTTACGAATATACCTGCCTGCAGACCATAAGCGTGAGGTTTCCTTGTCTGCAGAATGCCAGAAATCCAGAATTCGGTATGGTCAACATGGTGTTATACCAG GGTCGAGAGCTGATGACGGCATGTGCTGATTATATCGCCCTTCTGAGCCTGGGACGTAACAATGCCTTAGAGAGACGAATACCAGTCACACATGAAACTCAACTATGCTGTACAGTTTACAACTCATTCTTCAAAATG GTTGCCACAGCAGCAGACGACTCCTCCATTTCAATATGGAACGTGGAGACTGGCGCCAAATCTTTCACTATCCCAGAGGCTCATGGGAATGAAGAGATCACGTGTCTCACCATTAGCACCACGGGAAGGAAATTGTACTCAGGAGCTAGAAATGGAACGATAAAG GTTTGGAGTTTCCAGAACGGCCACAGCATTCATGAATGTGAGAGTGTAGGAGATGATGAGATCACCGGACTCATCTCAGTCGGGAAGAAGAAAGGTTTCCTCAGCGTCGGATGGAGTAGGAAGATAGTCCAATACCAGGATGGGGATTGTGAC ACGAGCTTTTTGAAAGCAAACACCAACTGGAAAGGTGGTCAGGTTCACAAAGATGACATCTTAGCGTTCGATTACAGTCCCCCTAGTCTCCTAGCAACGGCAAGCTTTGATGGTGAGATCCTCATCTGGAGTCTGGAGACACAGAAAATATCAGTCAGACTCCGTAGAGGGCAGCCTACTATCAT AAGCCAGAGGTTGAAAGCTGTGCTCAGTTTGCTTGGTGTCAATGTGCTTGCTATGAAGAAGAAGGTCCTTGACATGGATTTGACCCCTGaagaaaggtcaaaggtcagatCTAGACCCAACTCAAGACACAGAAGGAATCACAAGCAACCAGAAGG GTTTTCACAACCCCCCGTGGAGAAACTGTTGTTTCTTTCATCCCGGTTATCTGGTGGTATGTCCGACAGTGCTGTGCTGGTTTCAAGTGAGGCCGGACACCTACACTTCTGGGCTATCTATGGTCAAAAGAGACATCACAGAG GTTCGTTTTATTCGAGTGATTCTGCGGAAGAAGATGAATCTGTACTAGCTCTGAGCACCAACGCTGACAATTCACTGCTCATATCTGGTGATACCATGGGTCATGTGTATATAtggggtatttcaaaccactgTATCTACCCTACCAACATT GAGGACAACAGCCGACCACCCTTGATAAAAAGCTGGAAGGCACACGATTCTACTGTGGTCAGTGTGGAATACATTGATCATCACTGTGGACAGTTCTTACTGACCGCCTCCACTGACTTCACAGCAAGACTGTGGACACTTGAAGGTCATTTTGTTGGAACCTTTGGCCAGAGCATGAACTGGGATTTGATGAATCCCAATACATATCAGCATCCAAA AGATCCTTGGACAGAGGATAAGCCGCCTCCCAAAAAGAAGGATAGTATCTTTGAGAGAG TGGTCTCAGAAGGCGAAGAGGAAGATGATGTCTTTGACGATGGAGATGTGAAGGTAGAAGACATCACCCTACCACCAGAAGACAACACTGGTAACACTGAACTTACCAAGGAGAACCTTGCTATGCTACCAGGATCCAAGCCGATACAGAGCAGACGATCAAGAGGGTCAAGCGCTGGAAAGTCAAGCAGCTCGGAAAACAGCCGAAAGAGCGGGGAGCTTTCTCTTCTTGATGTGAACTTGAATACTAGCCTGGTAGGAAATGCGAATGTGTCTGGTCACAGCAGCAGTCCCGTTCAGATTCCGGTGATTAAACAACATACAAATTCCAAACCGGGATCAGGGGAAAACCGTGGAACTAGCAAGACTGAGATAGGTAGCATGCCTGCCATTGCAAAATTACTTGTTTCTGCTTCAGCGCCAGAAGCAAAATCGGGTTTCTTTGCAACACAACGGGATCAAAGTGCCCTTTCTTCAATATCTCGAGTGGCTCGTACTTCTGAAAGTTCCTCAGGGTCTACCGTGACACAGACGGCTCATCCTCTCCCTCCAATCTCGAAATCACTTGACGCACTACCCGAAGAGACTGATACTGGTTCCGAACAAATCAAAAACAAAGATGGTGCCAGAAAGAAATCAAATGTTGATGGGACGGTGAGAAGTTGCAGTCAATCTGACCAATCAGAGGGCAGCAAGGGTAACAATGGGCCAATCAAACAACGGAAAGGGACGGTAACGCAACCTGACGACGATAGAGTACGTAGGACCGGAAGTCAAGGATCAAGGAGTGTATCCAGTTCTGGGTCAAGCAACACAGGAAACCTTGAGGATATAAGACTGGGCTCAAGATCAAATACa AGTCTACTGGGTCGGCATGTTGACGAAGGTCTGGCTCGTATAACCAACAGTCGTTCAGAAAGACGTCAGAGGTTTGGGGACATCGATGTTACCAGGGTATCAAGATTTGGAAAGATATGTGCTCCTTTCCAAGCCCTTGCAACTCAG TCCACCAAGGCTGTCGAGTTCCCGTCCACACTACCGATGACCCAACGAATGAAACAACGGGGTGTCTCATGTACCAACGAAACTGACCTTGAGAAGTTGACCTTGACCCCTCTTCAGCTTGAGTTTAAGAGCGATAGGTCAACATATGGGGGAGAGAATGGCGGTGCAATGGAGGGTGCAATTGCAGCCGTTCGGAGAGCGACACAGTTGGAGCCCCTGCCCAATGCACTCACCGGAAGCCAGGGAAAGAAATAA